A region of the Salvia splendens isolate huo1 chromosome 11, SspV2, whole genome shotgun sequence genome:
ATTTTAATTTGTGAGGCCCAAAACTTTTAAAAACAAAAGTGGCCCCATTCTTTTAAACAAGAGTGGCCCAATCCTTTCTCTTCCCCCATTCTTCACGCCATTTCCCTTCTCTCTATTCCTCTCTCTCGAAAATTCTCAATTCCGTCGCCTTCACCAACAATCGGGTTCCGATTTCCCCCAAATCCCGTCGCCTTCCGTCGCTGCTCACCGCCGTCGTCCCATCCCGTCGAGGCCGCCATCGCAGCTGTTCCTTTGTCGATTAATCGCCGATGCCGGGAGGAGTTTCGCTGCAGGCGCTGATGTCGTCGCTGCCTCGCGAACCCCGTCCCGGTTTCAGACCGGTGTCACCGCCGTCTCGCCCAAACGCTGCTGCTCGCCGACGGGGTCAGGGCCACCCCCGCTGTTCCACAACAGAAACTACCGCTGCAGCGAGAAGGGAGGACGGTCGCCGCTCGCCGCTGCTCGCTTGCCTCCCCCCGAAACTACTCCGAACCACCCCGCACAAGCCCGAAACAACCCGTTTACAttcgaaagataagttctcattCAATTATGTTTCTTTTCGTTTTTAGCTTCGATTACACTGTGATGGGCGTTCGATTGTTTGGAGGTTTGATTGTTGATGGAAATTATGAGTGGGAGTCCAAGAGGGCAGACATGAGTtggatgaaaaaaaaagtatgCGTGCATTGATGTGTGTAGAGTCCGAAATTGGAAGGGATTATACCTTGGTGAATTTGATCTTGGTTGTGAAATTGGTAGGGCCTAAAGGAACTGCTCCTTTAACTTTGTCGACTTGTTTCTGTCAACAAAATGTTGTATATGGCTGAAACGGGAATGAACTGAGGAGTTTGTGAAAGGAATTACCTTGGCCTGTATGAAAATGGAACAAAAGACAGTAGttcctctcggctctctctctttttctcaaCTGTTTTGCTAGAATTGCAGATTGTGAATGGGCAGGAGAGGAGATAAATGAACATCAATTTAGTTTGTGTGACTCTTGATTTTTTTTGCAGAATTGAATGAGGAAGATGGAAGATCAAGAGTTGGAGGTGGGGAAGAGGGAAGAAGTTTGGGCTTGCAAAAGAAATTCTTTGAAGAAATTGGGCTCAAAATCTATCTcccacattttatttatttgttgaagttcataggcccaaaatgatttattttgttgtaaataaatcaagcccaaagccaaattgtaaaaataaaacattggactttctttatatttatttggATCGGCCCAAGTTCTTATTTTTGTTCGTTTCCTTTCGTTTAGACAATATATTAATTGCCTCGTAGTagcttggtgttgttccaagtactataaaaagtcCGGGTGTTACAGAATATTCCTTGCCAAGATcattatccagctggaggtcgtgctgagcctataaatagaggatgtgccaccacattaaAAGaggatcctttactttccgtctttagtttagtttagtttagtttagctctctagttcagttccctagatagcttagataaagtaatgcttagttagaaagggcgattgaaggagagctgcagaatacttgatatctgtcggcgtattcttaagtttccagAAGAGGATCACctcggtttacttgctttcgtagttccgaagtgttagcttagtttaaattttacgcagtactgttctgagttttaatattaattaaagttGCTTTCGTTTTCATCATCGTGTTTACTGTTTTGaatagttaattttcattctagTCTGAGATTTACTtaacccagtagttaaagttctcTTGAACAAGTCGTTAGTTACTTTTCTGCCTAAGTTAAAATCactagttaaaaactcccaaaagtaaagcgtggcagtagccaactgctggggtttggagccccttgcacattGGAAGTCTTGCATTCACAAGTAAATCAtacatacagatctatttgaccgattgtGGGactaattaactacatgttaaacaatcaaaattgcatgctagaacgcacataaatcatgtaaaaggaattaaaacctaaaacatgaatttcctagggattagaattaccgatctgattctccaaagaatcatcgattTCTTGcggcttctccacgtgatgttcttagtactcaaccacgaaccttctaatctgtatcccaaACTCAGAATccgacctttgggtgggcaaagcttgtcagaatcgaaaagggcttgattagaaaggagacagaTGTCTAGTTCTGTGAAGAActgattttttcgtccactcccagaggggagcacgaaattattgaataaaattccacttaatcttctttctaatctccttttatatagagttattatgggccaaattagggatccatggaggttggacttgggccaaacctgttggacttttactaattaaattgagccccaatttaatacaagtccaacagaatattattatcagccactatagtaaaataatattgactgcccgtccaatcccaaattacgagtaatccggactttacctctttaatttattatttcccgtgtttaagatataaatatccattaattaatttaagcctgctatttgactttaattaattaatatctttatccaagagttgtctagttcaaaatctttgtttattattctggaataaattccaaccggtcgggtttctgaataataaaacctttttcgaacacctcttgaggatattatcaaactggactcactcagcacacgattcattgcaataacaagactagcacctctagatattaatcaccactacccaagatatcaggattctttgattgcgaaaaatccacaccatttgataaatcaaagtagtgcataatcaatatcatatactcaatgttatatcaacaatgattaagaaataacaatcacggagacctcgtctttcagtaaatagcaagaaagacttatctcaactgttagatccttcagtgctataccacaccaatgtcgtttatttcctaaggtaaggaaacaggcggactgacactgcaacctttcacgataggtagccaaaaaGCCTatataggttgtgaaattctatttctctcctacaaaggaccgactgcgtcaccttctgtgaccGTCGTTCACggccagtctactatgcagatgaattagacttatttgcttcttatacatttaaatgttagagaaacatcttataaatgcataagcaaatactaatgcgataaaattaattcttctcgccttgggttaaaagtgaattatagagtttattgtatacaagcaattctatccgtgcaacatgtttgaaatatgcttttcagtatactaatcctaacaatctcccacttatactcaaaatcatgctttcgagtatacccactgccaaaactctcccacttatactctaagcaggtctcgaacCATGATACATCAAACTACCATATTTTCACCttatgtgtaaaacatgttgccatataggcattttgtgaaaaattctggcaagttgttctctgatgatatcttggtaaCCATAATGTCTCGCTGCGCACtttttccttaattaatttcatacttcctctctatgtgattgcttagcttcaTCAACTCATGTTTCCCttgagttagacatatgactagagtaatcatagcaaaatataatactcatacatactcggaatcacggtgAAAGCTCTTAGGAAATTACTGAgatgaacaactaccttagtagtttccaatgaaaccacacttgtaattttcatgatagagtctatgatttgatcacactccttcatgtctCAGTGTTCAACTACTAAAGTGAACACATAGTTAAAGGATGACTCGATCACCGATCACTTTAGTCGGTGTAACCTAAAAGACATTACATGGATATCTGGTAAACTTGAACATACCGTTtattcttcttcaagtactatagtttATTCTTTACCCAaaccaatgtccttggccatggttaaaatgatataaaGCTTCTATGCCAAtagcaaagctaatatctaacttaatacacatcatagcatacatgagacttccaattattaaacttgtctcattcttcttgatctcattcagtattgaaaaacacttgactagagacaagataaTTCCATCCAGAAAAGTAAAACTTttccttggaattttcaatgctaaagtgtctaagtattgtgtagatgtaggattctttaagaaaatatacattatttttctagcaatctaatgacacagatgcttagaatgtaactagtttatcttaaatccatcatccttaaactgggtagacgaccagtttcctaccttagataaccctcttagttatttatcaacttttatagatgtcatcatcgtagagtaccaagaataccatatatagtgcactttcaatttTCTTGTACTTGTAGCTATGTTAAGGGCACTGGTCATATTCAAAAGATTTGACAATGTGGATGAAACACATGTTCTatgatttagatgcttgcctaagaccatAAATGATCTACCTAAGTTTCCAAATCACATGTTTCTTACCCTtcattacataaccattaagatgttccatgcagatatctcctcaagacttctactttaagaaaactgtcttgacaatcataatacatacatcctaatttatgtaagctacaatagacaatatgaTAAAGATCTACTTAGGCAAATGGTAGACGAGAATATGATTATCTCTTGGTAAAACCATTTAACCATTATTCTAGTCTTTTAAGATCTATGTTTACACTTGCAGATCtactagctcccactggctGAAAAagtcgcaagtcttgcaaacattcttgtctatttaataTTGTTATCAGAATCTAGCATCTTATTAAGAATGGTTATCTGATGAGTCaatgcgtccttgtagttacagggattaggTTCAAGtcgatctaagactgagtctaaAGActctcttagacccatgaacttgttatgttatcaaagaacgctcccactacgacatgactcttacaatcttaggtacaaacgttgatattcttagtgcataagtttctaatggtatgacttcttggttaagatggaaaatagacaTTCTCATTATCTCGAGAATTATCATtcttgttaggcttgtagttcttcatgtaatcttcatcaaagaatctagtattcgtgtaaacaaacacctATCTTGCCTTGAATATTATAAcatgtaccttttctatcatttgggataaccttaaaacatacctcaatacacaacttcaattacttggatacattttccaaaacatgtgttggaataactccacaccttgagatgtgctggactagacttgcctctagtccacaacttgtgcgttgtagaaggtactgatgttatggtagtttttttaaggtataactcgtgttttccaacgtatatcccatcaatgaaaaggtgttattgagtaaaactattcacttatcgaacttgtcttcgagagacttcgatatcttcttatatgactatcccattctttagaagaatgcttggagtagtcaactaggatttaactcccactactcaTCTTAACTCATTTGTTTGTCtcttatggtgtaaaccattgtgacctactagtctttctatgttgcatctctataagtattctgaatcccttgaaccatgaaaggattctaacttataatgcatcaaccagacttacttgaccttcaagctatttaacaaacaagttgctaaaatctcgatagtcacttgagttagaaaaaatcagtttgaacaattactaaatactttcttggccttatgccataaatactttatcattcattgtttaagaagttgaactatcgtgttaaactcaatcttgttgaaattatattgtttagatactatgatgtataatttgtttttctatggtactatgatagatattcgatccacatttatcaataatgcaagcattataaaatgaaattgaacaccgtagaatcataaatgagtttagaaactgaattataaattcattctaaacaagactgtaccaacaaaatctctaacatcaaaacaaaacaataaagtgagcacaAATAAATAGCTCTCACTGCAACAACTGCACAACAAgatctagatctctcttttagaagTTACATTGTTATCTAAGACATTGTCCTTCTATATAAGAGGTCAGtccgacttacaatgcatcttctctttgccttttaaccaaatttttcttgtcttttttGCTTTTAGCAGGCATttatgacaattcagctcttccctctttccattgctagtcttctatTCGATTGAATTAAGAgataggaaagatgcagccttaatgaattcgtcaactatcatgttatcttcctccaatagcaataaagtgaatataatgtcgaaggtttccaacttttcagtaacaaccttcatataattATTTCCaattacatttggcgatgaactgagtgtagaaactatttaagtaactgaatcagaagattcatctaaacattctatctcttttggatgttccaatagaatctggataacgtcctcattggatatccCTTTATCAGCGATATAAACCAAGAcgtgtcttactacttaaaagaaagtagtttgactttctatctcaaagaacttgtcaagtacatgcatgaAATGCATTCTTCAACTTTCTTAATAGAATTTTGtcaaggaaatggaggacatgaattggtgaatacaaactttaagttttcagcaatgagtatctcatccattttttttatttccagtctacataatatTGGctttcgagtttgatttctttaaggttcccGACATTATTtagaatttggctgagaagaaataaaactatttatcacatactatgtttgatacataatcgcaaacaaccacaaaataatttatgtatctcgcaactgccaaaaccaaaataagtacgcctctagggaggtcatacaaattcggattccaacaatttcctggtcacaatatcgacgaatagtccagagaccactaaggtggcatggccacTAAATATTGCATAaactttaccataaatattagcatctaggaatttcatttctgttttgatacaccttatagggaaggtcgtacgtcacaaacaaaatttcatagctatcttataaatatgtttaaacatatgaacttgcaaaTTCACatgattatggctcccactagggtgggtcgcgataatattagaaacacgcttctagtttaaacaatttactattaagaagtctaatcttatgaacttgttatttcgtaggattattgctcccactaaggtgggtcgcgataatattagaaactacttcatatatagaccaatttatggagaccatatacaacgcactattttaattatcgcttagtaattttaaacatggtttttgcataattatcaaataagtagataaggcagataatccactgaaaacatattaacaccaaataaatagataaatccatttaattcatggtgattaatcacactggataattcattatcttatccaaaatatgaatttcggatttgataaatttatcttggataatgactatccaaattgatttaggatttatctagatagagttgaatctatctaaatcctttttgggattattctagattttataagaataaaatcaaatccttaaattcaagataagactgatcttggattatcattatcaaaatcgtactatatttcaggatagaaacaaatctatccaaatcactctaagatttaagaaaatcttaaattatttagaataagaaactagaatatatcatatctattaggatttattctagataaaattaactttatcaaaatccagttagattaggattatcttgtattatctttatccaaatttatctaggatcttttctaaatagaaataaatctatttatatccataaaattaggataaactagaattaatattaattaattcaactaggatttaactagatagaactaaatctatcttaaatccaaaagataattacaatactagattaacaattatttaaatcttctaagatatattctagatagatataaatctatcaatatctatatgatagagatacatttaattatctaaatctactaggatattttctaaatagaattaattttataaatatccacaagataaagatagacatggattttaattatccaaatctactaagatatattctagatagatatagaactatcaatatctacaagatagggataaacttatttaatatttatcttagtcagtcaaggattcaacaagatagaataaaatctatctaaatccatatgacagaaataaatttaattattcatccaaatttatctaggatttgtctagatataattaaatatatctaaatccataaaataaggataagatccaaatttaattaattatttatctagtctatctaggattcattttcataaaattaatttatataaatccataagacaaaagaaaataaattaattattattatccaagtttatctaggatttatcagGATATCTATCCAAatcataaaataaggataaatttcaactaatccataatttaattaaaattaaattttagataatccatTTAAGATATGTCAAATCTTATTCTAAATCATATcttgaaaaatattcaaaattaattccTAAGGTTTgggaaaccctaactaatttggAACGCGAAGTCACAAGACGAGGCGATGCGACGTCGCGCAGTTCCACCCGTGCGAGCGTCGTGCATAGGGAAATATACCCTAATTCAGCGCCGCTACACTCCCACTGAGCCCGCAGCCACTGCTGCTCGTCTCCGTCGCTATCGAGTCCGGGATCTGCCcacgaagggctcccactcgatTCACGAACAGTTGTTGTTCTGCGTGACAACAGCTTCCTCCGATCCCGGGAACTACCCaagaagggctcccactcgaaaaACTGTCGCCGTTGTTCTACGTCGTTGCTATCGAAGCTGCTGCTGAGTCGTCGTCGCTGCTGCGACGTCGACTTCGCCTCCGCCTCGCTCCTGTTGGCGCTTGCAGATCGCCGCTGCTATCGTGCAGCTGCGTCGCTGCTCTCGCTGCACCTGCTGTGCCGCGTCGAACAAACTGCCCAGCCCACAGGCTTGGGCTGCCGACGCAGCCTGTCCCTGAAGCCCGACGGAGAACTCCGCGATTTGATTCAAATCGCGCACATTCATTACGAATTGTAAATCAAATCACATAATGAATGCATAATCACGTATTGTAAATCAAATCACATAATGAATGCATAATCACGTATTAGACAATCAAGTTTGAATCCATGTAATGATTACCCATTCATTGAATTTAAACCAACACATTATCGCACAAGAAATATACGCACACGCAACTTTGTCTTCTTCGTATTTAGTGTTTTTCAAGTtcgataaaaacaaaaacacaaaccAAACAAAGAAATTCATGCAATTCACACAACATGAAATTAATTCACATAATTAGAgcaaaaaattggctctgataccaattgctggggttttgagccccttgcacaacggaagtcttgcattcacaaataaatcatacatacggatctatttgacctATTATGGGactaattaactacatgttaaacaatcaaaattgcatgctagaacgcacataaatcatgtaaaaggaattaaaacctaaaacatgaattttctaaggattagaattaccgatctgattctccaaagaatcatcgattTCTTGcggcttctccacgtgatgttcttagtactcaaccacgaaccttctaatctgtatcccgaacttaGAATccgacctttgggtgggcaaagcttgtcagaatcgaaaagggcttgattagaaaggagacagaAGTCTAGTTCTGTGAAGAActgattttttcgtccactcccagaggggagcacgaaattattgaataaaattccacttaatcttctttctaatctcGAGTTATTATGGGCCaaattagggatccatggaggttggacttgggccaaacctgttcgacttttactaattaaattgagccccaatttaatacaagtccaacagaatattattattagccactatagtaaaataatattgactgcctgtccaatcccaaattacgagtaatccggactttgcctctttaatttattatttcccgtgtttaagatataaatatccattaattaatttaagcctgctatttgactttaattaattaatatctttatccaatagttgtctagttcaaaatctttgtttattattctggaataaattccaaccgaccgggtttctgaataataaaacctttttcgaacacctcttgaggatattatcaaactggactcacccagcacacgattcattgcaataataatactagcacctctagacattaatcaccactacccaagatatcaggattcttggattgcgaaaaatccacaTCATTTGATTAAGAACTAACAATCAcggagacctcgtctttcagtaaatagcaataaagacttatctcaactgttagatccttcagtgctataccacaccagtgtcgtttatttcctaaggtaaggaaacatgcggactgacactgcaacctttcacgataggtagccaaagcctatctaggttgtgaaattctattctCTTCTACagaggaccgactgcgtcaccttctgtgaatgTCGTTCACAACCAGTCTATTATGcaaaaaaattagacttatttgctttttatacatttaaatgttagagaaacatcttataaatgcataagcaaacaccaatgcaataaaattaattcttctcgccttgggttaaaagtggattgtagagtttattgtatacaagcaattctatccatGCAACATGCTCGACATATGTTTTTCATATACCAATCGTAACACCAACCCCATGTTCACTACTCatacacttgatacactagcttcttagtgggatcgaccccgaacttgccgctttattgttaaagtagtgcaaaattgggagtttataaattatattggtGGCGTGTGAAagcgagatcaacttgatcaagtagaacgacatttgctaactgatccatccggttcagttatctcttccatataacttgaataaAAAAACCGCAACTTCATCGAGCCCGCCACACCACCAAGGACACCACTAGTTCGAGGCCTCTGCAGCGGGAAGTTGAAAAATCAAAGGCAATTCCGACTAAATTAGCGTCAGACGTATCTGAGAACAGCCTCCCGACCACCCTTACGTTCTCTAGAGAAGAGCTCTTGGAGATGATACAATCACTAAACAAAGAGGTGGACCCTGCTTTGTTCCTAGCCAAGGTCGCGAACAAGATGGGAGAGCCGTTAGAGGAGAAGGAAGAGGTGGAAAGCGCTGAGGGACCCACCATCCCGAAAAATGGGGTTTTAGATATTGTCAGACAAATAGACACGGAGGTGGAGCCAAGCTCGAGGACTGAAATACCAGAGGAGACTCAAGCAGAGTCTATTCCCATGGAAACAGCAACGGTGAATGAACATACAAAGGAAGCCGAGCAACCACTACTCACTCATGAGTAAGTCGCAGCATACTTGGCGGCAATGAATTCTGAGGCTACTGAGATAGATATGGAAGTGGATGGGGACCAGTCTGCTGGATGGAACTTTACTGAGAGGGTAGAGAAAACTACTAATGAAACACCGGAGAGTAGAGAAGTGGTGATTGTGACCGATGAAGAGGAGGAAACTGAGAAGGTTCCTCCCAAAGATGAGGCTGTTGAAGCAAGAGCTGCTGCCATCCATACTTATCAGAGGCGGCCAGCTAGAGAAGAGACCTCAGGAAAGAGGTCTGAAGATGAACAACCAAGGGAAGCTCCTATAGAGAGAATAAGGGAAGATATGAATAGTCCAGCAAGGAGTACGGTTGGAGCGTCACGCCGCAAAAGGAGGCTACTAATTGATGAAGAacctgaagaagaagaagaagaagaagaagaagaagaacaagaataaGAAGAAGAGGATGTTATCTTCACACCGATAGACGCACAGCCTAGTTCTGGGCAGCCCGGCCCACCTGCTGAGGTGGAAGACATagaaagagagaggaggaaGCAAAAAAGGAAAGGGAAAGCCATCGCTACCCCATTGAAAAAGAAGCCAAGGAAGGCCTCAACAACCTTGGTGGTTCAAGAAGGAAGAAAGAGGTCCGAAGAACAAGATGATGAGGAAGATGAGGCACTAAGGATGGAGTGGTCTTCTAAGCGAAGAAATGGATGGGGCGAGGAGAGCGTCTGAGCAAAGGCTGGAGATGACAGGTATACAGTTTGAGAAGATATATGTCCGTCTGGAAAACGAGTTGCTAGGGCGAATGATCACATTTGCAGCAACGGATGAATGTGCAGCAAGGGTGGGGTcgagcaagaaagcaaggtttgGAAGGCTGCTAGACCAACTAGCCCTGGAAAAGCTTGAAGGAGTAGTGGAGTTCATGCAGTACATCACGGGAATATGATTTGATTAGCTTTTGGATCTGCGCATGCCAAGAATGCGAATAGATTTGGCACAGAAGTTCTTCACTTCATTCCGTTTCACGTACACGACTGATGTAGAGGCTGAATCTATCAGTTTTAGGTTGTTTACGAGAGAAATGAGGATGAgtatcaggtagtggtaggtaCGACTAGGCATGTACACTGCGGACCAAGAAGTTGAATGGTTTGAGAGAGACATCGGTGCTCCAAAGGAAATCCCATATTTCAACGAACAAGCCGCTTGGGAAGAGATGGTTCCAAGTGGCACTGAAGCTTATCAACCAACTACATCCAGAGCTGACTGCATCAAATATCCCATCCTCCGTTTAGCCCAAGTCTTTGTAGGCACAAATCTGTTGGCCCAAGCCAACACTGTCGCCTCCATCACAAAAGCAGAATTATACTTTATGTGGTGtatgatgaagaagatgaaggtaAATTTGGGATATTGGATCGCTAGGACATGTCAATCGATTTCTAGCCGTGCTTCCCGCAACTTAAATTGTTGTCATGTACTAGGGGATATTTTCACGAACTGTGTGGATATGACCGTAGTAGAGAGGATACCCAGGCTGTCTTACTGCCCTAATCCGGAGCTGTTTGGTGAAAAATTATTCACGAATGTGGGCATCCTGGTACAGAGAGGTGGCATAATGCGTTTCTATCAGGTAATTAAGCCATGCTCGCAGTCGGAGGGGGTTGTGAAGAAAAGAACCAAGAGGAAGCAGATGGAGGTGGTTGTAGCTGAAAAGGAAAGGGAGACAGAAACACAGAACGACGTTGTTGCAACTGCTACGTCTGCTACTCCTGCGGTGTCTCTTGGACATGCTAGCCTCGTGAAACTCGTGGGACACCTGGACGATTCGAGAGATGGTCTCCCTGATGAAACACAATGAGGATGTTGGGACAGCGGTCTACGCGGTGCGAGAGATGGTGTCCCTGATGGCCAGAGAAATAGTTCTGCAATGGCAAAGGGTTACCCAACCTACTGCCCCAGGCGCGAGCAGCAA
Encoded here:
- the LOC121754568 gene encoding neuromodulin-like gives rise to the protein MNSEATEIDMEVDGDQSAGWNFTERVEKTTNETPESREVVIVTDEEEETEKVPPKDEAVEARAAAIHTYQRRPAREETSGKRSEDEQPREAPIERIREDMNSPARSTVGASRRKRRLLIDEEPEEEEEEEEEEEQE
- the LOC121754567 gene encoding uncharacterized protein LOC121754567, whose product is MQRPRTVRRLVDEEEPEEPKSQEAVKEKEAKEDSRQRGERKRKGKGSVFTPLKRSRPTNEGVIITDASEPASPLTRERDEGSDAEEQELRWTQRSRRQQGRPTISPSTIYSPQHVPLDQDNKAKLIQATRHTTKDTTSSRPLQREVEKSKAIPTKLASDVSENSLPTTLTFSREELLEMIQSLNKEVDPALFLAKVANKMGEPLEEKEEVESAEGPTIPKNGVLDIVRQIDTEVEPSSRTEIPEETQAESIPMETATVNEHTKEAEQPLLTHE